In one Buchnera aphidicola (Uroleucon sonchi) genomic region, the following are encoded:
- the dapD gene encoding 2,3,4,5-tetrahydropyridine-2,6-dicarboxylate N-succinyltransferase, with amino-acid sequence MKKLKQIVEKVYKNKNKINFNDIDYNVIQSIFEIITLLNSGSIRIAEKKNNVWITHEWLKKAVLLYMYIKQNRLITGNHTNYYDKIPLKYEQYNEDQFQKEQIRIVPPATIRYGAFINYKTVIMPSYINIGSYIDTGSMIDTWATIGSCAQIGKNVHISGGVGIGGVLEPLQNNPTIIEDNCFIGARSEIVEGVIIEKGSVISMGVFIGQSTKIYDRENDKIFYGRVPSNSVVVPGSLPSNNKKYNLYAAIIVKKVDSKTLKKTEINQLLRNVT; translated from the coding sequence ATGAAAAAATTAAAACAAATAGTTGAAAAAGTATATAAAAATAAAAATAAAATAAATTTTAATGATATTGATTATAATGTCATACAAAGCATATTTGAAATTATTACATTGTTAAATTCTGGTTCTATTAGAATAGCGGAAAAAAAAAACAATGTTTGGATTACACATGAATGGTTAAAAAAAGCAGTTTTATTATATATGTATATCAAACAAAACAGACTTATAACAGGTAATCATACCAATTACTATGATAAAATTCCATTAAAATATGAGCAATACAATGAAGATCAGTTTCAAAAAGAACAAATTAGAATAGTGCCTCCAGCCACCATCAGATATGGTGCATTCATTAATTATAAAACAGTTATTATGCCTTCTTATATTAATATAGGATCATATATTGATACAGGGAGTATGATAGATACTTGGGCTACTATAGGATCGTGCGCTCAAATTGGAAAAAACGTCCATATATCTGGAGGTGTAGGTATAGGAGGTGTATTAGAACCGTTACAAAATAATCCTACAATTATTGAAGATAATTGTTTTATTGGAGCTCGTTCTGAAATTGTAGAAGGAGTTATTATCGAAAAAGGATCAGTAATTTCTATGGGTGTTTTTATTGGGCAAAGTACTAAAATTTACGATAGAGAAAATGACAAAATTTTTTATGGAAGAGTACCATCTAATTCTGTAGTAGTACCTGGTAGCTTACCATCAAACAATAAAAAATATAATCTTTATGCTGCTATTATTGTTAAAAAAGTAGATTCAAAAACATTAAAAAAAACAGAAATTAACCAATTACTAAGAAATGTTACATAA
- a CDS encoding cell division protein FtsL: MTIQRYDLLKIIKNDFILYGKTYLILLISILLSSIVIIITVYETRLLVSQEEELILQKKKKIMNGGI, from the coding sequence ATGACAATTCAACGTTATGATTTACTAAAAATTATTAAAAACGATTTTATATTGTATGGAAAAACTTATTTAATCTTATTAATCTCAATTTTATTATCCTCTATTGTGATAATTATTACAGTATATGAAACCCGTTTATTAGTCTCTCAAGAAGAAGAACTTATTTTACAAAAAAAAAAAAAAATAATGAATGGAGGAATTTAA
- the ftsI gene encoding peptidoglycan glycosyltransferase FtsI — MYKKSKIIFFKEKKIKKHTYLNWRLFILYIFIFLSFFVLTIRIIFLQVINSDQLIREGDLRTSRTQSLLNTRGIIKDRSGYPLAVTISVNAICANPSEIININNINNNHRWQALSDILSIPLQTILSNINNHKMSKFIYLARQVTPEVGEYIKKLNLPGIFLLEESKRYYPSGKIAAQLIGFTNIDGIGIEGVEKSFNTLLTGKPGKRKIRKDTNGHIIESIPLVEKNISNNVTLSIDKKLQTIVYHALHKAVEKNNANSGTAILISIKTGEILAMANFPSYNPNNMHHIVKKNIRNRAITDMFEPGSTVKPIVIMEALRLGIIQENSIIKTKPFVINKHQIKDISYYEKLSITGILKKSSNVGISKIALLIPTTQLVNSYINFGLGQPTQLGLVGEQNGFLPKKKNWSDLDKATFSFGYGLMVTPLQLTRLYATIGSGGIYRPLSILKVDKIIPGIRVFPEIYVNKVINMMESVSQSGGSGIKAAVKGYRVAIKTGTAKKIDKNGHYVKKYIAYTAGIAPVSRPMFSLVIMIDNPKEGKYYGGSVSAPVFSQIMTLIFKTMNIAPDNLLNHHVEKIK, encoded by the coding sequence ATGTATAAAAAAAGTAAAATCATTTTTTTTAAAGAAAAAAAAATAAAAAAACATACTTATTTAAACTGGCGTCTTTTTATATTATATATTTTTATTTTTCTATCTTTTTTTGTTTTAACTATACGAATTATCTTTTTACAAGTAATTAATTCAGATCAACTAATACGAGAAGGTGACCTTAGAACATCCAGAACACAATCTTTATTGAATACTAGAGGAATTATTAAAGATCGATCAGGATATCCTTTAGCAGTTACAATATCAGTTAATGCGATTTGTGCTAATCCATCAGAAATTATTAATATTAATAATATTAATAATAATCATCGTTGGCAAGCTTTATCTGATATCCTTTCTATACCGCTACAAACGATATTATCAAATATTAATAATCATAAAATGTCTAAATTTATTTATTTAGCTAGACAAGTAACTCCTGAAGTTGGAGAATATATTAAAAAATTAAATTTACCTGGAATATTTTTATTAGAAGAATCAAAAAGATATTATCCTTCTGGTAAAATTGCAGCCCAACTAATAGGATTTACTAATATTGATGGCATAGGAATTGAAGGTGTTGAAAAAAGTTTTAATACTCTTTTGACAGGAAAACCAGGTAAAAGAAAAATAAGAAAAGATACAAATGGACATATTATTGAAAGTATACCTTTAGTTGAAAAAAATATATCTAATAATGTAACATTAAGTATTGATAAAAAATTACAAACAATTGTATATCATGCATTACATAAAGCTGTTGAAAAAAATAATGCCAATTCTGGAACTGCAATTTTGATAAGTATTAAAACAGGAGAAATTTTAGCTATGGCAAATTTCCCTTCATATAATCCTAATAATATGCATCATATAGTTAAAAAAAATATTCGTAATAGAGCAATTACTGACATGTTTGAACCAGGATCAACAGTTAAGCCTATAGTTATTATGGAAGCATTAAGATTAGGTATTATTCAAGAAAATTCTATTATTAAAACTAAACCATTTGTAATTAATAAACATCAAATTAAAGATATTTCATATTACGAAAAACTATCAATTACTGGTATTTTGAAAAAATCTAGCAATGTAGGTATATCAAAAATTGCATTATTAATTCCTACAACACAGCTAGTTAATAGTTATATAAATTTTGGCTTAGGACAACCTACTCAATTAGGATTAGTTGGTGAACAAAACGGTTTTTTACCTAAAAAAAAAAATTGGTCTGATTTAGATAAAGCTACTTTTTCATTTGGGTATGGATTAATGGTTACTCCACTTCAGCTAACACGATTATATGCAACAATTGGTAGTGGTGGAATATATCGACCTCTTTCAATTCTTAAAGTTGATAAAATAATACCTGGAATTAGAGTTTTTCCTGAAATATATGTAAATAAAGTAATTAATATGATGGAAAGTGTTTCGCAATCTGGAGGATCAGGTATAAAAGCTGCAGTAAAAGGATACCGAGTTGCTATTAAAACAGGAACAGCAAAAAAAATTGATAAAAACGGACATTATGTAAAAAAATATATAGCATATACTGCAGGTATAGCACCAGTTAGTCGTCCTATGTTTTCATTAGTAATTATGATAGATAATCCAAAAGAAGGAAAATATTACGGAGGTTCAGTTTCTGCTCCAGTTTTTAGTCAAATCATGACTTTAATATTTAAAACTATGAATATAGCACCTGATAATTTGTTAAATCATCATGTTGAAAAAATTAAATAA
- the ilvB gene encoding biosynthetic-type acetolactate synthase large subunit: MEILSGAEMVIRSLIDQEIQYIFGYPGGAVLDIYDAIKTIGGITHILVRHEQAATHMADGYARATGKIGVVLVTSGPGATNAITGIATAYMDSIPMVVISGQVSSSLIGYDAFQECDMIGISRPIVKHSFLVKKTEDIPVIFKKSFWLASSGRPGPVVIDLPKDVLKKRSNFCYKWPKNIYMRSYNPTNKGHTGQIKKALDIFLKATRPVIYAGGGIISSESHEELKIFAEKTNCPVTTSLMGLGAFPGNHVQSISMLGMHGTYEANMTIHNADVIFAIGVRFDDRTTNNLNKYCPNAIILHIDIDPTSISKTVMANIPIVGDAKYILKKMLKLLEKKENIVCLESWWDTINKWKKNNSLQYQQDDKTIKPQQVIETLFKLTKGNAYITSDVGQHQMFTALYYPFNQPRRWINSGGLGTMGFGLPAALGVKLAYPEDTVICVTGDGSIQMNIQELSTAKQYNLSILILNLNNSSLGMVKQWQDILYSGRHSHSYMNSLPNFIQLSESYGHCGIKIRKPKNLHNQLKTALKKLSDGHLVFVDIDVDSSEHVYPMQIQGGGMNEMWLRKKEVS, translated from the coding sequence ATGGAAATATTATCAGGAGCTGAAATGGTTATTCGATCATTAATTGATCAAGAAATACAGTATATATTTGGCTATCCTGGTGGTGCTGTACTAGATATTTATGATGCTATAAAAACTATTGGTGGAATTACACATATTTTAGTTCGACATGAACAAGCGGCGACTCATATGGCAGATGGATATGCTCGTGCTACTGGTAAAATTGGTGTTGTGTTAGTAACTTCTGGACCAGGAGCAACTAATGCAATTACTGGTATTGCTACTGCATACATGGATTCTATTCCTATGGTAGTCATATCTGGCCAAGTGTCTTCTTCGTTAATTGGATATGATGCTTTTCAAGAGTGCGATATGATTGGCATTTCTCGCCCAATAGTTAAACATAGTTTTTTGGTAAAAAAAACTGAAGATATCCCGGTAATTTTTAAAAAATCTTTCTGGTTGGCGTCAAGTGGTCGTCCAGGACCAGTAGTCATTGATTTACCAAAAGATGTCTTAAAAAAAAGAAGTAATTTTTGTTATAAATGGCCAAAAAATATTTATATGCGTTCTTATAACCCAACTAATAAAGGTCATACTGGTCAAATTAAAAAAGCATTAGATATCTTTTTAAAAGCTACAAGACCTGTAATTTACGCAGGAGGAGGAATTATTAGTTCTGAAAGTCATGAAGAATTAAAAATTTTTGCAGAAAAAACTAACTGTCCTGTAACTACTTCTTTAATGGGATTAGGTGCTTTTCCAGGTAATCATGTGCAAAGTATTTCTATGTTAGGAATGCATGGCACTTATGAAGCTAATATGACAATACATAATGCAGATGTAATTTTTGCAATTGGTGTAAGATTTGATGATCGTACAACAAATAATTTAAATAAATACTGTCCTAATGCTATTATTTTACATATTGACATTGATCCTACGTCAATTTCTAAAACTGTTATGGCAAATATTCCTATTGTTGGTGATGCAAAATACATCTTGAAAAAAATGTTAAAATTACTTGAAAAAAAAGAAAATATTGTATGTTTAGAATCTTGGTGGGATACAATTAACAAATGGAAAAAAAACAATAGTTTACAGTATCAACAGGACGATAAAACAATCAAACCGCAACAAGTAATTGAAACTCTTTTTAAATTAACTAAAGGAAATGCTTATATTACTTCAGATGTTGGTCAACATCAAATGTTTACAGCATTATATTACCCATTTAACCAACCTAGACGTTGGATTAATTCAGGTGGATTAGGTACAATGGGTTTCGGATTACCTGCAGCATTAGGAGTCAAATTAGCATATCCAGAAGACACTGTCATTTGTGTTACAGGAGATGGTAGTATTCAAATGAATATTCAAGAACTATCTACAGCAAAACAATATAATTTATCAATATTAATATTAAACTTAAATAATTCTTCTTTAGGTATGGTCAAACAGTGGCAAGATATACTTTATTCTGGACGACATTCTCATTCTTATATGAATTCGCTTCCAAACTTTATCCAATTATCAGAATCTTATGGACATTGTGGTATTAAAATTAGAAAACCAAAAAATTTACATAATCAATTAAAAACGGCATTAAAAAAATTATCTGATGGTCATTTAGTTTTTGTAGATATTGATGTTGATAGTTCTGAACATGTTTATCCTATGCAAATTCAAGGAGGAGGAATGAATGAAATGTGGCTAAGGAAAAAAGAGGTTTCGTAA
- a CDS encoding glutamate ligase domain-containing protein, with amino-acid sequence MHTPNGEINISLPFLGYQNISNALAASALSFALQIPLQTIKIGLLNTPKLSNRLETIMLDSNKILINDTYNSNVASMITAIKVLEKMPGYKILVTGDMAELGKNSRLYHRMIGNHANLSKIHKIFSVGEISHEITKIFDNGEHFMSKTDLNNKLHDYILKKTTITILVKGSRKTKMEEVVEHIIQESKKC; translated from the coding sequence ATGCACACCCCTAATGGAGAAATAAATATTTCTCTACCTTTCTTAGGCTATCAGAATATATCTAATGCATTAGCTGCTAGCGCTCTATCTTTTGCTCTTCAAATACCTTTGCAAACAATTAAAATAGGACTATTAAATACTCCTAAGTTATCAAACAGACTAGAAACTATAATGTTAGATTCAAATAAAATTTTAATTAATGATACTTATAATTCTAATGTTGCATCTATGATTACAGCAATCAAAGTATTAGAAAAAATGCCTGGTTATAAAATATTAGTAACTGGAGATATGGCTGAATTAGGTAAAAATAGTCGATTATATCATCGCATGATAGGAAATCATGCTAATTTATCTAAAATTCATAAAATTTTTAGTGTAGGAGAAATTAGCCATGAAATTACTAAAATATTTGATAATGGAGAGCATTTTATGAGTAAAACAGATCTAAATAATAAATTACACGATTATATCTTAAAAAAAACAACAATTACAATATTAGTAAAAGGATCTCGTAAGACAAAAATGGAAGAAGTAGTAGAACATATTATCCAAGAGAGCAAAAAATGTTAA
- a CDS encoding Mur ligase family protein translates to MISISLKTIAMITNGQLCGKDLLIDNIIIDSRKIIKNCLFIVLIGKNFDAHIFIKDAIEKGCAAIVTQKHIQCHISYIIVQNTSLALGQIAAWVRKQTNAKILAITGSCGKTSVKEMTASILRQNGNTISTIGNFNNNIGVPLTLLQLNHSHKYAVIELGANKPSEISYISNMSQPEIILINNIQYAHLQGFKSLLGVSQAKSEIFSGLRPNGTVVINLDSHHLSKWKKNIINNNIIYFSIKKKNIVIFFLVILIPIYMVHLS, encoded by the coding sequence ATGATTTCTATATCCTTAAAAACTATAGCTATGATTACTAATGGACAACTTTGTGGAAAAGATTTACTTATAGATAATATTATAATCGATAGTAGAAAAATTATTAAAAATTGTTTATTTATTGTTTTAATCGGGAAAAATTTCGATGCTCATATTTTTATAAAAGATGCAATAGAAAAAGGTTGTGCTGCAATAGTCACACAAAAACATATTCAATGTCATATTTCATATATTATTGTTCAAAATACATCTCTTGCTTTAGGTCAAATTGCAGCTTGGGTTCGTAAACAAACGAATGCCAAAATATTAGCTATTACTGGTTCTTGTGGAAAAACTTCAGTAAAAGAAATGACAGCTTCTATATTAAGACAGAATGGCAATACCATATCTACTATCGGTAATTTTAACAATAATATAGGCGTTCCTTTAACATTATTGCAGTTAAATCATTCACATAAATATGCTGTCATTGAGCTAGGAGCTAACAAACCAAGTGAAATTTCATATATTAGTAATATGAGTCAACCAGAAATTATATTAATTAATAATATTCAATATGCTCATTTACAAGGTTTTAAATCATTGCTAGGAGTATCTCAAGCAAAATCAGAAATTTTTTCAGGTCTAAGACCTAATGGTACAGTAGTTATTAATTTAGATAGTCACCATTTATCAAAATGGAAAAAAAATATTATTAACAATAATATTATATATTTTTCTATTAAAAAAAAAAATATAGTAATTTTTTTTCTAGTAATATTAATACCAATATACATGGTACATCTTTCTTAA
- the degP gene encoding serine endoprotease DegP, which translates to MKKLVIILKKTPFIFTVLLSLGIFCQNFAVSKMHSHAFSKTACPSLAPMLEKVMPSVISINVEGSTIVHTSRLPHPFQPFFGDNSPFCQENSPFYNSPFCQLNPNSNNTNEKFRALGSGVIINAEKGYAVTNNHVVEHANKIQVQLSDGRRYEAHVIGKDARSDIALIQLKHANNLSAIKIADSNSLRVGDYTVAIGNPYGLGETVTSGIISALGRSGLNIEHYENFIQTDAAINRGNSGGALVNLNGELIGINTAILAPDGGNIGIGFAIPGNMVKSLAEQIVQFGQVRRGELGIIGMELNSDLAKIMKINIQKGAFVSQVMPNSSAFEAGIKAGDIIISLNKKPISSFSALRAEIGSLPVKTKMELGIFRTGNIKNIIVELKESTRNNLNSENIYVGIEGIEVYNFTFNGKHVVKVKNVKLNTPASKIGFKKDDVILGVNQKFISNINELKAVLDSKPKILVFIVQRGNNTIYLVSE; encoded by the coding sequence ATGAAAAAATTAGTTATAATATTAAAAAAAACACCTTTCATTTTCACTGTATTACTCAGTTTAGGTATTTTTTGTCAGAATTTTGCTGTTAGCAAAATGCATAGTCATGCATTTTCTAAAACAGCATGTCCTAGTTTAGCTCCAATGTTAGAAAAAGTAATGCCTTCAGTAATTAGTATTAATGTTGAAGGAAGTACAATAGTACATACTTCACGTTTACCTCATCCATTTCAACCATTTTTTGGTGATAATTCTCCTTTTTGTCAAGAAAACTCACCGTTTTATAATTCACCTTTTTGTCAATTGAATCCTAATTCTAATAATACTAATGAAAAATTTCGAGCATTAGGATCGGGTGTGATTATTAATGCTGAAAAAGGATATGCCGTCACAAATAACCATGTTGTTGAACATGCAAACAAAATTCAAGTACAATTGAGTGATGGACGTCGTTATGAAGCGCATGTTATTGGTAAAGATGCGCGTTCTGATATAGCTTTAATACAATTAAAACATGCAAATAATTTAAGCGCAATAAAAATTGCTGATTCTAATTCGTTACGAGTAGGAGATTATACTGTAGCTATCGGAAATCCATATGGATTAGGAGAAACAGTGACTTCAGGTATTATTTCTGCTTTAGGACGTAGCGGGTTGAATATTGAACATTATGAAAATTTTATTCAAACTGATGCTGCTATTAATAGAGGTAATTCTGGTGGGGCTTTGGTAAATTTAAATGGTGAATTAATAGGCATTAATACTGCTATTTTAGCTCCAGATGGTGGAAATATTGGCATAGGATTTGCTATCCCAGGAAATATGGTTAAAAGTTTAGCTGAACAAATTGTACAATTTGGACAAGTTAGAAGAGGAGAATTAGGTATAATTGGGATGGAACTTAATTCAGATTTAGCAAAAATAATGAAGATTAATATACAAAAAGGGGCGTTTGTTAGTCAAGTGATGCCGAATTCTTCTGCTTTTGAAGCAGGCATTAAAGCTGGAGATATTATTATTTCTTTAAATAAAAAACCTATTTCTAGTTTTTCTGCATTACGTGCAGAAATTGGGTCATTACCGGTAAAAACAAAAATGGAATTAGGAATTTTTAGAACAGGAAATATTAAAAATATAATTGTTGAATTAAAAGAATCTACTAGAAATAATTTGAATTCAGAAAATATTTATGTAGGAATAGAAGGTATAGAAGTATATAATTTTACGTTCAATGGAAAACATGTAGTAAAAGTAAAAAATGTCAAATTAAATACTCCAGCATCTAAAATAGGATTTAAAAAAGATGATGTTATTCTTGGAGTTAATCAAAAATTCATTAGTAATATAAATGAATTAAAAGCTGTGTTAGATAGTAAACCAAAAATATTAGTATTTATTGTTCAAAGAGGTAATAATACTATATATTTAGTTAGTGAATAA
- the murE gene encoding UDP-N-acetylmuramoyl-L-alanyl-D-glutamate--2,6-diaminopimelate ligase, whose translation MLKKLNNMQLIKKTCLQYLLSPWIKYAPKKNILTLNMDSRQSIKGELFIAVPGVKQDGRNFIYQVIKKQVSAILYNTDNKIEHGIYKYINQIPIIKFFDLSKNISKLASRFYDQPEKKLTIIGVTGTNGKTTVTQLINQWSYLLGNKTATMGTLGNGFHNSLYPTKNTTSSAIIIHSFLSIALKKKAKLVTMEVSSHSLTQNRVISIPFYIAIFTNLTPEHLDYHDNMEKYESAKWLLFSTHQVQKIILNADDPYGKKWLKKLFNFYTVAVTINDSSQKKYATKWLNATQITLIDNYVHITFESSWGNAEISSCLIGDFNVTNLLLSLAALLELGHNLSDIINLSKKIKPISGRMQIFTKKNKPIFIIDYAHTPDALKKTLNAIRLHYKKYIWCIFGCGGEKDKTKRSIMGNIAENISNQVIITNDNPRHEKETVIIQDILSGCQKKEKIIIIRNRKKAISYAYFKAKYNHIIFIAGKGHETTQIIRNKSIIYSDQKTVLNLLEKNI comes from the coding sequence ATGTTGAAAAAATTAAATAATATGCAATTAATAAAAAAAACGTGTTTACAGTATTTATTATCTCCATGGATCAAATATGCTCCAAAAAAAAATATTTTAACTTTAAATATGGATAGTAGACAATCAATTAAAGGAGAGTTATTTATAGCTGTTCCAGGTGTTAAACAAGATGGGCGTAATTTTATTTATCAAGTGATTAAAAAACAAGTATCAGCTATTTTATATAATACTGATAACAAAATAGAACATGGAATATATAAATATATTAATCAAATACCTATAATAAAATTTTTTGATCTATCTAAAAATATATCAAAATTAGCGAGTCGTTTTTATGATCAGCCAGAAAAAAAATTAACAATTATAGGAGTGACTGGAACCAATGGAAAAACTACTGTAACGCAACTAATCAATCAATGGAGTTATTTATTAGGTAATAAAACTGCAACTATGGGCACTTTAGGGAACGGTTTTCACAATTCTTTATATCCAACAAAAAATACTACATCTTCTGCAATTATAATTCACTCTTTTTTATCTATAGCATTAAAAAAAAAAGCTAAATTAGTTACAATGGAAGTATCTTCACATAGTTTAACACAAAATCGTGTTATATCTATTCCATTTTATATTGCGATATTTACAAATCTAACACCAGAGCATTTAGATTATCATGATAATATGGAAAAATACGAATCAGCAAAATGGTTATTATTTAGTACACATCAAGTGCAAAAAATCATATTAAATGCTGATGATCCATATGGAAAAAAATGGTTAAAAAAATTATTTAATTTTTATACAGTAGCAGTTACTATTAATGATTCTAGTCAAAAAAAATATGCCACAAAGTGGTTAAATGCGACTCAAATTACACTTATTGATAATTATGTTCATATTACGTTTGAATCTAGTTGGGGAAACGCAGAAATATCATCTTGTTTAATTGGAGATTTTAATGTCACAAATCTTTTATTATCATTAGCAGCTCTTTTAGAATTAGGTCATAATTTATCAGATATAATTAATTTATCTAAAAAAATAAAACCGATCAGTGGTCGAATGCAAATATTCACTAAAAAAAATAAACCAATTTTTATTATTGATTATGCTCATACACCAGATGCCTTAAAAAAAACACTAAATGCAATTCGCTTACATTATAAAAAATATATATGGTGCATATTTGGATGTGGAGGTGAAAAAGATAAAACTAAACGATCTATTATGGGAAATATCGCAGAAAATATATCAAATCAAGTAATTATTACTAATGATAATCCTAGACATGAAAAAGAAACAGTAATTATTCAAGATATTTTAAGTGGTTGTCAAAAAAAAGAAAAAATCATCATTATTCGAAATAGAAAAAAAGCAATATCTTATGCTTATTTTAAAGCAAAATATAATCATATAATTTTTATAGCAGGAAAAGGACACGAAACAACACAAATCATTCGAAATAAATCTATTATTTATTCAGATCAAAAAACCGTATTAAATCTATTGGAAAAAAATATATGA
- the rsmH gene encoding 16S rRNA (cytosine(1402)-N(4))-methyltransferase RsmH, with the protein MNTVFNHIPVMKKEIIHHLKIKKNGIYIDSTFGMGGHTKEILKNLGNNGKLYAIDQDPESYCIGKNIKDKRFQIHHQNFSKLLDYAQNQKIVGKVDGIIFDLGISSIQLDNNYRGFSFKKDGPLDMRMNPQYGISAADWLFSSSIKEIAYVLKTFGEERFSNKIAYAIKKFSNIKKITNTLELSNIIRYAIPTKYMFKHPARRSFQAIRIHINQELKEIQTALESTIEILKPGGRILIISFHSLEDRIVKKFISKNSRSNIVPHGIPITEKQLNKLKTCKLKVIDRIFPSQFEIQYNPRARSSILRIAEKKYQYDNSTL; encoded by the coding sequence ATGAATACTGTATTCAATCATATTCCAGTAATGAAAAAAGAAATTATTCATCATTTAAAAATAAAGAAAAATGGTATTTATATTGATAGTACGTTTGGAATGGGAGGACATACAAAAGAAATTTTAAAAAATTTAGGCAATAATGGAAAATTGTATGCTATTGATCAAGATCCAGAATCTTATTGTATTGGGAAAAACATAAAAGATAAACGTTTTCAGATACATCATCAAAATTTTTCAAAATTATTAGATTATGCTCAAAATCAGAAAATTGTAGGAAAAGTTGATGGAATTATATTTGACTTAGGAATATCTTCAATACAACTTGATAATAATTATAGAGGTTTTTCATTTAAAAAAGATGGACCTTTAGATATGCGTATGAACCCTCAATATGGTATTTCTGCTGCAGATTGGTTATTTTCAAGTAGTATCAAAGAAATTGCTTATGTATTAAAAACATTTGGAGAAGAACGATTTTCGAATAAAATAGCTTATGCTATTAAAAAATTTAGTAATATAAAAAAAATAACTAATACTTTAGAGTTATCGAATATTATCCGATATGCTATACCGACAAAATATATGTTTAAACATCCAGCAAGAAGAAGTTTTCAAGCCATCAGGATTCATATTAATCAAGAATTAAAGGAAATACAAACAGCTTTAGAAAGTACAATAGAAATATTAAAACCAGGAGGACGTATATTAATTATTAGTTTTCATTCATTAGAAGATAGAATAGTGAAAAAATTTATTTCAAAAAACAGTAGATCAAATATTGTTCCACATGGGATTCCTATTACAGAAAAACAATTAAACAAACTTAAAACATGTAAGTTAAAAGTAATTGATCGTATATTTCCAAGTCAATTTGAAATCCAATATAATCCTAGAGCAAGAAGCTCTATACTAAGAATAGCAGAAAAAAAATATCAATATGACAATTCAACGTTATGA
- the ilvN gene encoding acetolactate synthase small subunit translates to MRRILSILLENESGALSRVIGLFSQRGYNIETITLAPTEDPSLSKITIQTIGNEKSIEQIEKQLHKLIDVLRVIQINPLSNIIEREIILLKVKFNKYKKDDIKHITEVFRGQIVDITSNTYILQLSGTTKKIDAFLKIIRNLSDVIELSRSGIIGITRG, encoded by the coding sequence ATGCGAAGAATTTTATCAATTTTATTAGAGAATGAATCAGGTGCATTATCGCGAGTGATCGGTTTATTTTCACAAAGAGGATATAATATAGAAACAATTACATTAGCTCCAACTGAAGATCCATCATTATCAAAAATAACTATACAAACGATAGGCAATGAAAAATCAATTGAGCAAATTGAAAAACAATTACATAAATTAATCGATGTATTGCGAGTTATTCAGATTAATCCACTTTCAAATATCATTGAACGTGAAATTATATTGTTAAAAGTTAAGTTTAATAAATATAAAAAAGATGATATTAAACATATTACTGAAGTATTTCGTGGGCAAATTGTAGATATTACATCTAATACATATATATTACAATTATCTGGGACAACTAAAAAAATTGATGCATTTCTAAAAATCATCCGAAATTTGTCAGATGTGATTGAATTAAGTCGATCAGGTATTATAGGCATTACTCGAGGATGA